A stretch of Campylobacter showae DNA encodes these proteins:
- a CDS encoding ParA family protein, whose protein sequence is MCEIITIANQKGGVGKTTTAVNLAASLAVAEKKVLLIDIDPQANATTGMGFSRNDYEYNIYHVLTGRKKLSQIVLKTEIPTLFLAPSNIGLVGIEQELSEQNKDYQKILKSKIEEVEGQYDFIIIDSPPALGSITVNALSASDSVIIPIQCEFYALEGLAQILNTVKIIKKTINPKLNIKGFLPTMYSSQNNLAKETVANLKQHFENKLFKNKDMGDEFVIVPRNVKLAESPSFGKPVILYDIKSPGSVAYQNLACCILG, encoded by the coding sequence ATGTGTGAAATTATAACCATTGCAAACCAGAAAGGCGGCGTCGGAAAGACGACTACGGCGGTAAATTTGGCCGCATCGCTGGCGGTGGCCGAAAAAAAAGTCCTACTCATCGACATCGATCCGCAAGCAAATGCGACGACTGGAATGGGCTTTAGCAGAAACGACTATGAGTACAACATCTACCATGTGCTCACGGGTCGCAAAAAGCTCTCGCAAATAGTGCTAAAAACCGAGATACCGACGCTTTTTCTAGCACCTTCAAACATCGGTCTCGTGGGTATAGAGCAAGAACTAAGCGAACAAAACAAAGACTATCAAAAGATACTAAAAAGCAAGATCGAAGAGGTCGAGGGGCAGTATGATTTTATCATCATTGACAGTCCTCCGGCGCTAGGCAGTATCACCGTAAACGCACTAAGTGCTAGCGATAGCGTGATAATCCCTATACAGTGCGAATTTTACGCATTAGAGGGGCTTGCACAAATTTTAAATACGGTAAAAATCATCAAAAAAACCATAAATCCAAAGCTAAATATTAAAGGATTTTTACCGACTATGTACAGTTCGCAAAATAACCTCGCCAAGGAAACGGTAGCAAATTTAAAGCAGCATTTTGAAAATAAACTGTTTAAAAACAAGGATATGGGCGATGAGTTCGTGATAGTACCGCGAAACGTAAAGCTTGCCGAAAGCCCGAGCTTCGGTAAGCCGGTGATTTTATACGACATAAAATCACCCGGCTCGGTAGCGTATCAAAATTTGGCATGCTGTATTTTAGGATAA
- a CDS encoding ParB/RepB/Spo0J family partition protein: MAKKGGLGRGLEAILGDVELAYKAEINEGNSEIIKEIDLELITENPYQPRKNFDETALRELSESIKRHGLIQPIIVIEKDSGYMLIAGERRFRATKLLGESKIKAIVADIESQSLRELALIENIQREDLNPIELANSYKELIDEYKITQDGLANIIHKSRVQITNTMRLLSLSAVTQEYIKEGKLTQGHAKVIVGLEPNDEKTAVDTIIGQRLSVRETENLVKNLKNKLPPKTALKLDDRYLERLTNLKEIFSKFDVPVKIKGKKITIEFDDIADIDRLINKIK; encoded by the coding sequence ATGGCTAAAAAAGGCGGATTAGGGCGTGGACTAGAAGCGATTTTGGGTGATGTAGAGCTAGCGTATAAAGCCGAAATAAACGAAGGTAACAGCGAAATAATAAAAGAAATAGACCTTGAGTTGATTACCGAAAACCCGTATCAACCGCGTAAAAATTTCGACGAAACGGCACTAAGAGAGCTTAGTGAAAGTATAAAAAGACACGGTCTTATCCAGCCGATCATCGTTATAGAAAAAGACAGCGGATATATGCTGATAGCAGGCGAGAGGAGATTTCGCGCGACTAAACTGCTTGGCGAAAGCAAGATAAAGGCAATAGTTGCCGACATCGAGAGCCAAAGTCTGCGCGAGCTAGCGCTCATAGAAAATATCCAAAGAGAGGACCTAAATCCGATCGAGCTTGCAAATTCTTATAAAGAGCTCATAGACGAATATAAAATCACGCAGGACGGACTCGCAAACATCATCCACAAAAGCAGGGTTCAGATAACAAATACTATGAGGCTTTTGAGCCTTAGCGCCGTGACGCAAGAATATATAAAAGAAGGCAAACTAACGCAAGGGCACGCTAAAGTCATCGTAGGCCTTGAGCCAAACGACGAAAAAACGGCGGTCGATACCATCATCGGACAGCGCCTTAGCGTGCGCGAGACGGAAAATTTGGTAAAAAATTTAAAAAATAAATTGCCGCCTAAAACAGCACTTAAGTTAGATGATAGATATCTTGAAAGACTAACAAATTTAAAAGAGATTTTTTCTAAATTTGACGTACCGGTTAAGATAAAAGGCAAAAAAATCACTATCGAATTTGATGATATAGCTGATATCGATAGGCTAATAAACAAGATAAAATAA
- a CDS encoding F0F1 ATP synthase subunit B' has protein sequence MLEINLPLVVLTAVIFLGLIAVLNSILYKPLLKFIDARNDAIKNDEESASKNTSDLGVYEAQIEQLIAAARSEAGKIKQEAINAAKDAAAKIVSEKRGVLEADYDAFIQNLNSQKSDFRANLQQKLPELQAALKAKLARI, from the coding sequence ATGTTGGAAATTAATTTGCCGCTAGTCGTCCTAACGGCAGTTATTTTTCTAGGGCTTATCGCCGTTTTAAATTCCATCCTTTACAAGCCTCTACTTAAATTTATAGACGCTAGAAACGATGCGATAAAAAATGACGAAGAGAGCGCTAGTAAAAATACGAGCGATCTTGGCGTGTATGAAGCGCAGATAGAACAGCTCATAGCTGCCGCAAGAAGCGAGGCCGGCAAGATCAAGCAGGAGGCTATCAACGCCGCAAAAGACGCGGCCGCTAAGATAGTCAGCGAAAAGCGCGGAGTTTTGGAGGCTGATTACGATGCTTTTATCCAAAATTTAAACTCTCAAAAGAGCGATTTTAGAGCTAATTTACAGCAAAAACTGCCTGAACTTCAAGCTGCTTTAAAAGCAAAACTCGCAAGGATTTAA
- a CDS encoding F0F1 ATP synthase subunit B — protein sequence MKSKILLLLCPFILMADGGYDIVPRTINFIVFAAILYYFIANPIKNAYKGRIAGIAARLDNIEQKLKDSKAKKDDALRRVEEAKANAASLVETARKEAVLISERIKEETRQEVANLEKSFQDQKEFEKRRMVKSVVGEILNEIFASDSVKMDQSELINIMLKRVG from the coding sequence ATGAAAAGCAAAATTTTACTTTTATTATGTCCTTTTATTTTAATGGCGGACGGCGGATACGACATCGTGCCTAGGACGATAAACTTTATCGTTTTTGCCGCGATTTTGTATTATTTTATAGCGAACCCTATCAAAAATGCCTACAAAGGAAGAATCGCCGGTATCGCGGCGAGACTTGATAATATCGAGCAAAAGCTAAAGGACTCAAAAGCCAAAAAAGACGACGCTCTAAGGCGCGTAGAAGAGGCTAAAGCAAATGCGGCTAGCCTAGTAGAAACGGCTAGAAAAGAGGCTGTTTTGATTTCTGAGCGTATCAAAGAAGAAACCAGACAAGAGGTCGCAAATTTAGAAAAAAGTTTCCAGGATCAAAAAGAATTTGAAAAAAGACGCATGGTTAAGTCTGTTGTGGGCGAAATTTTAAATGAAATTTTTGCAAGCGACAGCGTGAAAATGGATCAAAGCGAGCTTATCAATATCATGCTTAAGAGGGTTGGCTAA
- a CDS encoding F0F1 ATP synthase subunit delta, which translates to MKELIAKKYVKALVSDLSKDGFNNFTAKLQEIANAFANEKFQNIIVSPNLKNSQKADFVLSLVGEADQKFVNFIKLLGENKRLDILPNIVSELLAQKSKMDNVFYGKIYGGSQISQAQISELESSFSKRFNAKIILEPVKSDYNGIKIELDDLGVEASFSVDRLKAQMSEYILKAI; encoded by the coding sequence ATGAAAGAACTTATTGCAAAAAAATACGTAAAAGCCCTAGTTAGCGACCTTAGCAAGGATGGGTTTAATAACTTTACCGCCAAGCTACAAGAGATCGCAAACGCATTTGCAAACGAAAAATTTCAAAACATCATCGTTTCACCAAATTTAAAAAATAGCCAAAAAGCGGATTTTGTTCTATCTTTAGTCGGTGAGGCGGATCAAAAATTTGTAAATTTCATAAAACTGCTCGGCGAAAATAAAAGGCTTGATATTTTGCCTAATATCGTTTCGGAGCTTTTAGCGCAAAAGTCAAAAATGGATAATGTTTTTTACGGCAAAATTTACGGCGGCTCGCAGATCAGCCAGGCTCAAATTTCAGAGCTTGAAAGCAGCTTTTCTAAGAGATTTAACGCAAAAATCATTTTAGAGCCGGTAAAAAGCGACTACAACGGTATCAAGATCGAACTAGACGACTTGGGCGTGGAGGCTAGCTTTTCGGTAGATAGGCTAAAAGCCCAAATGAGCGAATACATATTAAAAGCAATATAA
- the atpA gene encoding F0F1 ATP synthase subunit alpha: protein MSAKIKADEISAIIKERIENFSLNVDVNETGKVISVADGVANVYGLKNVMAGEMVEFENGEKGMALNLEESSVGIVILGKTDGIKEGSSVKRLAKLLRVPVGDALIGRVVNSLGEPIDAKGPIEASETRFVEEKAKGIMARKSVHEPLQTGIKAIDALVPIGRGQRELIIGDRQTGKTTVAIDTIINQKGQDVICIYVAIGQKQSTVAQVVKKLEEYGAMEYTIVVNAGASDAAALQYLAPYAGVTMGEYFRDNSRHALIIYDDLSKHAVAYREMSLILRRPPGREAYPGDVFYLHSRLLERASKLNDKLGAGSLTALPIIETQAGDVSAYIPTNVISITDGQIFLESDLFNSGIRPAINVGLSVSRVGGAAQIKATKQVSGTLRLDLAQYRELQAFAQFASDLDESSRKQLERGQRMVEVLKQPPYSPLAVEKQVVIIFAGTKGYLDDIPTIAVTKFEAELYPYIEAKYPEIFEQIRTKKALDKEIEELLHKALKDFKATFAAN, encoded by the coding sequence GTGAGTGCAAAAATAAAAGCAGATGAAATCAGCGCCATCATCAAGGAGAGGATTGAAAATTTCAGCCTTAACGTCGATGTAAACGAGACGGGCAAGGTTATATCCGTAGCTGACGGCGTTGCTAACGTTTACGGCCTAAAAAACGTTATGGCCGGCGAGATGGTCGAGTTTGAGAACGGCGAAAAAGGCATGGCTCTAAACCTAGAAGAAAGTAGCGTCGGTATCGTTATCTTGGGTAAAACGGACGGTATCAAAGAGGGTTCGAGCGTAAAACGCCTAGCTAAACTTTTACGCGTCCCTGTCGGTGATGCTTTGATAGGCCGCGTCGTAAATTCACTCGGCGAGCCGATAGACGCTAAAGGCCCGATCGAAGCTAGCGAGACTAGATTCGTCGAGGAAAAAGCAAAAGGTATCATGGCTAGAAAGAGCGTTCACGAGCCGCTTCAAACAGGCATCAAGGCTATCGACGCGCTAGTACCGATCGGTCGCGGACAACGCGAGCTCATCATCGGCGACCGCCAAACCGGTAAAACTACCGTCGCGATAGATACTATCATCAACCAAAAAGGTCAAGACGTTATTTGTATCTATGTCGCGATCGGACAAAAACAATCAACAGTCGCGCAAGTTGTTAAAAAACTCGAAGAGTACGGCGCTATGGAATATACCATTGTCGTAAATGCAGGCGCTTCCGACGCTGCTGCGCTTCAGTACCTAGCTCCTTATGCGGGCGTAACTATGGGCGAATATTTTAGAGATAATTCTCGCCATGCCCTAATCATCTATGACGATCTTTCAAAGCATGCCGTCGCATACCGCGAAATGAGCTTGATTCTTCGCAGACCGCCGGGCCGCGAAGCTTATCCAGGCGACGTTTTCTACCTACACTCCCGCTTGTTAGAGCGCGCATCTAAGCTAAACGATAAGCTAGGAGCGGGTTCTCTAACAGCTCTTCCTATTATCGAGACGCAAGCTGGCGACGTTTCGGCGTATATTCCGACAAACGTTATTTCTATCACCGACGGTCAAATTTTCCTTGAATCCGATCTATTTAACTCAGGTATCCGCCCTGCGATCAACGTCGGCCTTTCGGTTTCTCGCGTCGGCGGCGCAGCTCAGATAAAAGCAACCAAGCAAGTTTCTGGAACATTAAGACTTGACCTTGCGCAATACCGCGAACTTCAAGCATTTGCACAATTTGCTAGTGACCTTGACGAGAGTTCTAGAAAACAGCTTGAGCGCGGTCAAAGGATGGTCGAGGTATTAAAGCAGCCTCCTTATAGCCCGCTAGCCGTTGAAAAGCAAGTCGTTATTATCTTTGCCGGCACAAAAGGCTACCTGGATGATATCCCGACTATAGCGGTTACAAAATTTGAAGCTGAGCTTTATCCTTATATAGAGGCGAAGTATCCTGAAATTTTCGAGCAAATTCGAACCAAAAAAGCACTTGACAAAGAAATTGAGGAGCTTTTGCATAAGGCGCTAAAAGACTTTAAAGCGACGTTTGCCGCTAACTAA
- the atpG gene encoding ATP synthase F1 subunit gamma — protein sequence MSNLKDIKRKIKSVQNTQKTTRAMKLVSTAKLRKAEEAARHSRVYALKINEVLSEIAYKINQYRSVNAESKFFDAKENIEKVDIIFVTADKGLCGGFNIQTIKTVRNMINEFKAKKVKIRLRAVGKKGIEFFSFQGINLLEKYVGVSSSPTYEKAQNIIKDAIDDFISGATDKVILVHNGYNNMISQQIRINDIVPVEPPKLVEVETNSLMEFEPSDDGKILNELLTKYFEYSMYYALVDSLAAEHSARMQAMDNATNNAKERVAQLKLSYNKARQESITTELIEIISGVESMK from the coding sequence ATGTCAAATTTAAAAGATATAAAACGAAAGATCAAGAGCGTCCAAAACACTCAAAAGACGACGCGTGCGATGAAGCTGGTATCTACAGCCAAACTTCGCAAGGCTGAGGAAGCTGCTCGTCACTCTAGGGTTTATGCGCTCAAGATCAACGAAGTTTTATCTGAAATCGCCTATAAGATCAACCAATATCGCTCCGTAAATGCCGAGAGCAAATTTTTCGACGCTAAGGAGAATATCGAGAAGGTCGATATTATATTTGTTACCGCAGACAAGGGACTTTGTGGCGGTTTTAATATTCAGACTATTAAAACCGTTAGAAATATGATTAACGAATTTAAGGCGAAAAAAGTAAAGATAAGACTTCGCGCAGTAGGTAAAAAAGGTATAGAATTTTTTAGCTTCCAGGGTATAAATTTGCTTGAAAAATACGTCGGCGTGAGCTCATCTCCGACTTATGAGAAAGCTCAAAATATCATAAAAGACGCGATAGACGACTTTATAAGCGGTGCGACGGATAAGGTTATTTTGGTGCATAACGGCTACAATAACATGATCTCTCAACAAATTCGTATAAACGATATCGTGCCGGTCGAGCCGCCGAAACTCGTTGAGGTTGAGACGAATTCTTTGATGGAATTTGAACCAAGCGATGACGGTAAAATTTTAAACGAACTACTTACGAAGTATTTTGAGTATAGTATGTATTACGCTTTAGTTGATAGCCTTGCGGCAGAGCACAGCGCTAGAATGCAAGCGATGGATAATGCGACCAACAACGCCAAAGAGCGCGTCGCACAGCTAAAACTATCGTATAACAAGGCTCGCCAAGAGTCTATCACCACTGAGCTTATCGAGATCATCAGTGGCGTCGAATCAATGAAATAA
- the atpD gene encoding F0F1 ATP synthase subunit beta → MKGIISQVMGPVVDVDFTDYLPKINEAVEVNFEVEGKQNRLVLEVAAHLGDNRVRTIAMDMSEGLTRGLEATALGAPISVPVGEKVLGRIFNVVGDLIDEGEGVEFDKKWSIHRDPPPFEEQSTKSEIFETGIKVVDLLAPYAKGGKVGLFGGAGVGKTVIIMELIHNVAFKHSGYSVFAGVGERTREGNDLYHEMKESNVLDKVALCYGQMNEPPGARNRIALTGLTMAEYFRDEMGLDVLMFIDNIFRFSQSGAEMSALLGRIPSAVGYQPTLASEMGKFQERITSTKKGSITSVQAVYVPADDLTDPAPATVFAHLDATTVLNRAIAEKGIYPAVDPLDSTSRMLDPQILGGEHYKVARGVQAVLQKYKDLQDIIAILGMDELSEEDKVTVDRARKIERFLSQPFFVAEVFTGSPGKYVSLEENIAGFKGILEGKYDDLPENAFYMVGNIDEAIAKAEKLKA, encoded by the coding sequence ATGAAAGGTATCATTTCTCAGGTAATGGGTCCGGTAGTCGACGTCGATTTCACGGATTATTTACCCAAGATCAACGAAGCCGTCGAAGTAAATTTCGAGGTTGAGGGCAAGCAAAATAGACTTGTACTAGAGGTTGCCGCGCACCTTGGCGATAACCGCGTAAGAACGATCGCCATGGATATGAGTGAAGGTTTAACTAGAGGCCTTGAGGCTACGGCTCTTGGCGCGCCTATTAGCGTTCCGGTTGGCGAAAAAGTTTTGGGTAGAATTTTCAACGTCGTCGGCGATCTAATCGACGAAGGCGAAGGTGTAGAATTTGACAAAAAATGGTCTATTCACCGCGATCCTCCACCGTTTGAAGAGCAAAGCACAAAAAGTGAAATTTTTGAGACAGGCATAAAGGTAGTTGACCTTTTGGCTCCTTACGCAAAGGGTGGTAAGGTCGGACTATTCGGCGGTGCCGGCGTTGGCAAAACGGTTATTATCATGGAGCTTATCCACAACGTTGCATTTAAACACAGCGGTTACTCTGTATTTGCAGGTGTTGGCGAGAGAACTCGCGAAGGAAACGACCTTTATCACGAGATGAAAGAAAGTAACGTTTTGGACAAAGTCGCCTTGTGCTACGGCCAAATGAACGAGCCACCGGGGGCAAGAAACCGCATAGCTCTAACAGGTCTAACAATGGCTGAGTACTTCCGCGACGAGATGGGACTTGATGTGTTGATGTTTATCGATAACATCTTCCGTTTCTCTCAGTCTGGCGCAGAGATGTCGGCGCTTCTTGGACGTATCCCGTCTGCCGTTGGTTATCAGCCGACTTTGGCGAGCGAAATGGGTAAATTCCAAGAGAGAATTACATCAACCAAAAAAGGTTCGATTACATCGGTTCAGGCTGTTTACGTTCCTGCGGACGACCTTACCGACCCGGCTCCTGCGACCGTTTTCGCACACCTTGATGCGACTACCGTTTTAAACAGAGCTATCGCGGAAAAGGGAATTTATCCTGCGGTTGACCCGCTTGATTCGACATCAAGAATGCTCGATCCTCAAATTTTGGGCGGTGAGCACTATAAAGTCGCTCGCGGCGTACAGGCGGTTTTGCAAAAATATAAAGACCTTCAAGACATCATCGCGATCCTTGGTATGGACGAGCTTAGCGAGGAAGATAAGGTTACCGTCGACCGCGCTAGAAAGATTGAGAGATTTTTATCTCAGCCGTTCTTCGTTGCCGAGGTATTTACGGGAAGCCCTGGTAAGTACGTAAGTCTTGAAGAGAATATCGCTGGCTTTAAGGGAATTTTGGAAGGTAAATATGATGATTTGCCGGAAAACGCATTTTATATGGTAGGAAACATCGACGAGGCGATAGCGAAAGCTGAAAAACTTAAAGCCTAA
- the atpC gene encoding ATP synthase F1 subunit epsilon: MNKLHLEIVTPEGLVFSNDIKSVVLPGSEGEFGVLPGHASLISLLKAGVIDIESEDKSHDAVAINWGYAEINEGKATILADGAVHVSGNSESEIANSLQKAKDLIAGMSSENNAMAATVAKLDSMARAR, encoded by the coding sequence ATGAATAAATTACATTTAGAAATCGTTACGCCTGAGGGTTTAGTGTTTTCAAACGATATCAAAAGCGTAGTTTTGCCCGGTAGCGAGGGCGAGTTTGGGGTTTTGCCCGGACACGCCTCGCTTATATCGCTTTTAAAAGCCGGCGTTATAGACATCGAGAGCGAAGATAAAAGCCATGATGCCGTCGCGATCAACTGGGGATATGCCGAGATAAACGAGGGCAAGGCCACGATCCTTGCCGATGGCGCCGTTCACGTGTCGGGAAATTCTGAGAGCGAGATAGCAAATTCATTGCAAAAGGCGAAGGATTTAATTGCCGGCATGAGTAGCGAGAACAACGCTATGGCTGCTACTGTGGCAAAATTAGACAGCATGGCTCGGGCAAGATAG
- a CDS encoding MotA/TolQ/ExbB proton channel family protein: MAGLRSWQKKEQNALESLLMGGSKHVLNESILKRFVSGSISREKLSVAVSIAERNATSGITWLSIVASTSPFIGLFGTVVSILETFSQLGQGGGNSSLNVIAPAISEALVATGAGIFVAIPAYTFSLLIKRKAYELMGVIRREVDILVTLKEDQ, encoded by the coding sequence ATGGCAGGGCTTAGATCATGGCAAAAAAAAGAACAAAATGCTCTTGAGTCGTTATTAATGGGCGGGTCTAAACATGTTTTAAACGAATCCATTTTAAAACGGTTCGTAAGCGGTTCGATATCTAGAGAGAAGCTCTCGGTCGCCGTTAGTATCGCTGAGCGAAATGCAACTAGCGGTATTACTTGGCTTAGTATAGTTGCCTCTACGTCGCCTTTTATCGGGCTTTTCGGCACGGTTGTTTCTATCTTGGAGACCTTTTCTCAGCTTGGACAAGGCGGCGGAAATTCATCTCTAAACGTTATAGCTCCCGCCATCAGCGAAGCGCTAGTCGCAACTGGGGCGGGTATATTTGTAGCGATACCTGCTTATACGTTTAGCTTGCTTATCAAGAGGAAAGCTTACGAGCTTATGGGCGTCATCAGGCGCGAAGTCGATATCCTAGTAACGCTTAAAGAAGATCAATGA
- a CDS encoding biopolymer transporter ExbD — MINLDETPELNITPLVDIMLVLLAILMVTTPTIVYDEQILLPDGSKTKTSSAQKKDLTVIVDATKKVRIDQNTMNLRELPDNIVLIGAKYDKNSPVYIKADKSLIYDDVMFVLKSVKNAGFTKVALQTNG; from the coding sequence ATGATAAATCTCGACGAAACTCCGGAGCTAAACATAACTCCGCTTGTGGATATCATGCTTGTTTTGCTGGCGATCCTTATGGTTACGACGCCTACTATCGTTTATGATGAGCAAATTTTGCTACCGGACGGCTCAAAAACTAAAACATCCTCGGCTCAAAAAAAAGATTTGACTGTTATCGTTGATGCCACAAAAAAGGTTAGAATAGATCAAAATACCATGAATTTGCGCGAACTTCCTGACAATATAGTGCTTATCGGGGCAAAATACGATAAAAACTCGCCTGTTTATATTAAGGCTGACAAAAGCCTCATATACGATGATGTGATGTTTGTTCTAAAGAGCGTAAAAAACGCAGGCTTTACAAAGGTAGCGCTCCAGACTAATGGATAA
- a CDS encoding TonB C-terminal domain-containing protein: protein MDKFDLKFNTSGYFLLSAFLYLCIISGIFIKLTYFKEEPKKYTDTKDAFMDIMIVEREPDITVKAPEPKKEVVKEEKPQPVKEEVKKEESKPDTTNKPPEPDPAPPKPEEKKIEEPNLKDLFGSIDTSKLKEDKVAKKKEQPKEQSRKKPEKVQITSQQKKASDVINALTLDQVAKTPKSQMTGEYNEYFGMISRILQSKWSAYKADSSDEAEVEIVIDIDGSFSYDIKKLSYNSEFNNKVRDFLQSMTFEKFPPPTQIGRAVRLGTKLEDKLE, encoded by the coding sequence ATGGATAAATTTGATCTCAAATTTAACACCTCCGGCTATTTCCTACTATCGGCTTTTCTTTACCTTTGCATCATAAGCGGTATTTTTATCAAGCTTACTTACTTTAAGGAAGAGCCAAAAAAATATACTGATACTAAAGACGCCTTTATGGATATTATGATAGTTGAGCGTGAGCCCGACATCACCGTAAAAGCGCCTGAGCCTAAAAAAGAGGTCGTAAAAGAAGAAAAACCTCAACCGGTAAAGGAAGAGGTTAAAAAAGAAGAATCTAAGCCGGACACTACAAACAAGCCACCTGAGCCCGATCCTGCACCGCCAAAACCCGAAGAAAAAAAGATAGAAGAGCCAAATTTAAAGGATCTATTTGGCAGTATCGATACATCTAAGCTAAAAGAGGACAAGGTTGCTAAGAAAAAAGAACAACCAAAAGAGCAAAGTCGTAAAAAACCGGAAAAAGTCCAGATAACGAGCCAGCAAAAAAAAGCTAGCGACGTTATAAATGCGCTTACCTTAGATCAGGTTGCTAAGACTCCAAAGTCGCAAATGACGGGCGAATATAACGAATACTTCGGTATGATTAGCAGAATTTTGCAGAGTAAATGGAGCGCTTATAAGGCCGATTCTAGCGATGAGGCAGAGGTTGAGATCGTCATTGACATTGACGGATCGTTTAGTTACGATATAAAAAAGTTATCGTATAATAGCGAATTTAATAACAAAGTTAGGGATTTCTTGCAAAGTATGACTTTTGAGAAATTTCCGCCGCCTACACAGATAGGCAGAGCCGTTAGGCTCGGAACTAAACTAGAAGACAAACTAGAATAA
- the tolB gene encoding Tol-Pal system protein TolB, with translation MKKILLFLAFASWLFAVDATISVVNKGLALPKIVLQDATTAVGDQTFKGKFHKIMLGDLKVSSDFEVVDEYIASSYEGDSNTNVMSEKGAQLIFRYALEGSPNSPLSLRVKLINAKTATTQYEKIYNMNDGAKYPFIAHKAIVELINELKMPPVNWMEKFIIFAKGTGSKQSEIVIADYTLTYQKVLVRGGLNIFPKWVGADQSAFYYSDYSGKNLVLYRYDVASGQKTKILDSKGGMLIASDVSQNGDKILLTMAPQDQPDIYIYDLNSKRLSQVTNYSGIDVNGNFVDGDRRVVFVSDRLGYPNVFAQNVDGSGFEQLVYHGKNNNSVSTYQNYIVYSSREDGKSSFGTRDFNIYMISTQTDYIRQLTASGKNLYPRFSSDGQSVVFIKELGGQSSLGIIRVNENKSFQFPLKIGKIQSIDW, from the coding sequence ATGAAGAAAATTTTACTTTTTCTTGCTTTTGCCAGTTGGCTTTTTGCCGTTGACGCCACCATTTCGGTCGTTAACAAAGGCTTAGCCCTACCAAAAATCGTGCTTCAAGATGCCACAACGGCTGTCGGAGATCAAACTTTTAAGGGCAAATTTCACAAAATTATGCTGGGAGACCTAAAGGTAAGCTCTGATTTTGAGGTTGTGGACGAATATATCGCCAGTAGCTATGAGGGCGACTCGAACACGAACGTCATGAGCGAAAAGGGCGCGCAGCTTATATTTAGATACGCGCTTGAGGGTTCTCCAAACTCGCCTCTAAGCCTTAGGGTTAAGCTTATAAATGCAAAAACGGCGACTACTCAGTACGAGAAAATTTACAATATGAATGATGGAGCAAAGTATCCGTTTATCGCACACAAAGCGATAGTTGAGCTCATTAACGAGCTAAAAATGCCACCTGTAAACTGGATGGAGAAATTTATCATCTTTGCCAAAGGAACCGGTTCAAAGCAAAGCGAGATCGTTATAGCCGACTACACTTTGACCTACCAAAAAGTACTTGTTCGCGGCGGTTTGAATATATTTCCTAAATGGGTAGGAGCTGATCAGAGCGCGTTTTACTACTCTGATTACAGCGGTAAAAACTTAGTTCTTTATAGATACGATGTTGCAAGCGGCCAAAAAACTAAAATTTTAGATAGCAAGGGCGGTATGCTTATAGCCTCCGACGTTAGCCAAAACGGAGATAAAATTTTGCTAACTATGGCTCCGCAAGATCAGCCTGATATCTATATATACGATCTAAATTCAAAAAGACTATCTCAGGTAACTAACTATAGCGGTATAGACGTCAACGGCAACTTCGTTGACGGCGACAGACGCGTAGTTTTTGTTTCCGATAGACTTGGCTATCCTAATGTTTTCGCGCAAAATGTAGATGGAAGCGGTTTTGAGCAGTTGGTCTATCACGGCAAAAACAACAACTCCGTCAGCACCTATCAGAACTATATAGTGTACTCTAGTAGAGAAGACGGTAAGAGTAGCTTTGGAACAAGAGATTTTAACATATATATGATCTCTACGCAGACTGATTACATTAGACAGCTCACTGCAAGCGGTAAAAATTTATACCCTAGATTTTCTAGCGACGGACAAAGCGTAGTGTTTATCAAAGAGCTTGGCGGCCAGAGTTCTCTTGGTATAATTCGCGTAAATGAGAACAAAAGTTTCCAATTTCCATTAAAAATCGGTAAAATTCAGTCTATTGATTGGTAA